Proteins encoded together in one Thalassotalea crassostreae window:
- the rfbB gene encoding dTDP-glucose 4,6-dehydratase — translation MKKLLVTGGAGFIGANFVHYWLANYPNDKVVVLDALTYAGNIANLKPVESNDNLAFVKGDICDQELVEKLLVEHSIDTLVHFAAESHVDRSITGPDAFIETNIIGTYSLLKAAKKVWLDGPEVLEHRFHHVSTDEVYGTLSADDPAFTEDTAYAPNSPYSASKAASDHLARAYHHTFGLNVTTSNCSNNYGPYHFPEKLIPLVITNILHNKELPIYGDGMQIRDWLYVEDHAYGIDLVLQKGQVGENYNIGGHNEWANINIVKEVCKLVENEFANNESLAGKFADAKAAIAGDTKSLITYVKDRPGHDRRYAIDATKTQNELGYKPRESFETGIAKTVKWYLENEEWWQAVMDGSYQDWVEKQYS, via the coding sequence ATGAAAAAATTATTAGTAACCGGTGGTGCCGGCTTTATTGGTGCTAACTTTGTACATTATTGGTTAGCCAATTACCCAAATGATAAAGTAGTGGTATTAGATGCATTAACTTATGCGGGTAATATTGCCAACTTAAAGCCTGTTGAAAGCAATGATAACTTAGCTTTTGTAAAAGGTGATATCTGCGATCAAGAACTTGTTGAGAAATTATTAGTTGAACATAGTATTGATACTTTAGTGCATTTTGCTGCTGAGTCTCATGTTGACCGTTCAATAACAGGACCAGATGCCTTTATTGAAACGAATATCATTGGTACCTATTCGTTACTTAAAGCAGCAAAGAAAGTGTGGCTAGATGGCCCTGAGGTGCTTGAGCATCGCTTCCATCATGTATCTACCGATGAAGTATACGGCACACTATCTGCTGATGACCCAGCTTTTACAGAAGACACCGCTTATGCACCTAACTCGCCTTATTCGGCAAGTAAGGCAGCGAGTGATCATTTAGCAAGAGCATATCATCATACATTTGGGTTAAACGTTACTACCAGTAACTGTTCAAATAACTATGGTCCTTATCATTTCCCTGAAAAGCTTATTCCTTTAGTTATTACTAACATATTGCATAATAAAGAATTACCTATATATGGTGATGGTATGCAAATACGTGATTGGTTATATGTAGAAGATCATGCTTACGGTATTGATTTAGTATTACAAAAAGGCCAAGTAGGTGAGAACTATAATATTGGTGGTCACAATGAGTGGGCTAACATTAATATTGTAAAAGAAGTTTGTAAGCTTGTTGAAAACGAGTTTGCTAACAACGAATCACTTGCGGGAAAATTTGCTGACGCAAAAGCGGCAATCGCTGGTGATACAAAGTCTTTAATTACTTATGTAAAAGATAGACCAGGTCATGATAGACGCTATGCAATTGATGCAACGAAAACTCAAAATGAACTAGGTTATAAACCTAGAGAATCATTTGAAACAGGTATTGCTAAAACAGTAAAATGGTACCTAGAGAATGAAGAGTGGTGGCAAGCTGTGATGGACGGTTCTTATCA
- the rfbD gene encoding dTDP-4-dehydrorhamnose reductase: MKIVVIGKSGQLATELGLLNSEECSVVCLGRNDVDISDVNSLKSVMGSLGADAVINASAYTAVDKAESDVENAFLLNEQAVKNIAVVCADLGINLVQVSTDFVFDGSKSSPYTPDDTCTPIGVYGESKLAGEKAAIDVLGSACCVIRTSWVYSVHGYNFVKTMLRLMNEREQLGVVGDQIGTPTHASSLAKICLLAAKEKLSGVHHYTDNGVASWYDFAVAICDIGLELGLLNKQININSIATTEYPTPAKRPSYSVLDKSSLLAALPDVSLVHWREELRSMMAKLKTLN; the protein is encoded by the coding sequence TAGCGAAGAATGCTCTGTTGTATGTTTAGGGCGAAATGATGTTGATATAAGTGATGTTAATTCACTTAAAAGTGTTATGGGTTCATTAGGTGCAGATGCCGTTATTAATGCATCAGCATATACAGCCGTTGATAAAGCAGAATCAGACGTTGAAAATGCCTTTTTATTGAATGAACAGGCCGTTAAAAACATCGCGGTTGTCTGTGCTGATTTAGGCATAAATTTAGTGCAAGTATCAACCGATTTTGTCTTCGATGGTAGTAAATCTTCTCCTTATACTCCTGATGATACATGTACTCCAATAGGCGTTTATGGTGAGAGCAAACTCGCTGGTGAAAAAGCGGCTATTGATGTACTTGGTAGTGCCTGTTGTGTAATACGTACCTCTTGGGTATATTCGGTGCATGGCTATAACTTTGTTAAAACCATGCTTAGACTAATGAATGAACGAGAGCAATTAGGCGTAGTTGGCGATCAAATCGGCACGCCTACACATGCTTCTAGTTTGGCAAAAATATGCTTACTCGCTGCTAAAGAAAAACTTTCTGGTGTTCATCATTATACTGATAATGGCGTAGCAAGTTGGTATGACTTTGCAGTAGCCATTTGTGATATAGGTTTAGAGCTTGGTTTATTGAATAAACAAATCAATATAAATTCAATTGCGACGACTGAATATCCAACCCCTGCGAAAAGACCTAGCTATAGTGTATTAGATAAAAGCAGTTTATTAGCTGCATTACCAGATGTGTCTTTAGTACATTGGCGAGAAGAACTGCGCTCAATGATGGCAAAGCTTAAAACTTTAAATTAG